A segment of the Anguilla anguilla isolate fAngAng1 chromosome 6, fAngAng1.pri, whole genome shotgun sequence genome:
TTGCTTTGGGAGCATCAAAACTGAGCGAGAAAGGGCCTCTCTTTCCCTGCCTGGGGCCGATGCCTTTACTTCAGACGACCGGTGAAATTCCTGTGTGTTACAAACTctctcataaaaaaataaaaagtgcatttccaGCAACAgaattttttcttgtttcatgaTGACATTTATTccgttttatgtttttaattgagCCTTTATTTCACCCGGCAGGTTCGTTAAGAACAGACGGCCTGGCAGGAGGCTGCGAAGCCttgggaaaacattttgttttaaataaagttttctttAGAAATTTTTCAGAGGGGagctttttcacattttcagcgGCCTCTGCAGAGTTAGAGCATTTCAGAAGcgttttgacctttgaccctgctCTGGTTCTTTCTTCCCCAGACTCTGAGTCTGCTGTTTTTactccctcctctttctttcgGCAGGTTCCTGTGGAACTCCTCGTTTGAGGGCCTGACGGGGGCGGTGCGGGCGCAGAGGGGCGGGTCGCGGGTGCTGACGGGGCAGCGCTTTCGGGTGTGGCGGCTGCAGCGGGACGCCGTGGGCAACCCCGCCTGGGTGACCGCGGGCCGCTGGGACGGGCGGAGCCTGGAGGCCGAGGACCCGCACGGGGCGTGGCCCGGGGGGCTGTCGCCACGGAAACCGGCGGGGGCCGGGCCAGGGGGCGGGAGGAAGGGCGGGGCCGGCCGGCGCTGGAGGGCGGGGCTCCCCGTGGCCGGGAGCCGGGTGCGGGTGGTGACGCTGGTGGAGCACCCCTTCGTCTTCACCCGGGACTCGGACGAGGACGGGAACTGCCCCGCGGGACAGCCCTGCCTGGACCCCCACGCCAACAGCACCCGCGTCCTGGACCTGCTGTTCCAGCGGCTGGAGCGGGGCGGGCCCAACGGCACGGACCCGCCCCTGCCCGCCCGCGCCCGCCGCTGCTGCTACGGCTACTGCATCGACCTGCTGGAGAAGCTGGCGGAGGACCTGCGCTTCGGGTTCGACCTCTACATCGTGGGCGACGGGAAGTACGGCGCGCGGCGGGCCGACGGCCGCTGGACCGGGCTGGTGGGCGACCTGCTGGCGGGCGGGGCCGACATGGCCGTCACCAGCTTCAGCATCAACTCGGCGCGCAGCCGCGTGCTGGACTTCACCAGCCCCTTCTTCTCCACCAGCCTGGGCATCCTGGTGCGCAGCCGGGACACGGCCGCGCCCATCGGGGCCTTCATGTGGCCGCTGCACTGGTCCATGTGGGCCGGCATCTTCGTGGCGCTGCACGTGACCGCGCTCTTCCTCACGCTGTACGAGTGGAAGAGCCCCTTCGGCATGACGCCGCACGGACGCAACCGCGTGCGCGTCTTCTCCTACTCCTCCGCGCTCAACCTGTGCTACGCCATCCTGTTCGGCCGCACCGTCTCCAGCAAGACGCCCAAGTGCTGGACCGGCCGCTTCCTCATGAACCTGTGGGCCATCTTCTGCCTGCTGGTGCTGTCCAGCTACACCGCCAACCTGGCCGCCGTCATGGTGGGCGAGAAGACCTTCGAGGAGGTCTCCGGCATCCACGACACcaaggtgaggggggtgggggtgaggggggtggagggtggagggggcggggtggacaGGCGCAGGTGTGACTAACGTTCATGACGGCATCTTCCCCCCGGTGCACCTGTAGTACCTTTGGTTTACCACTAGGAGGTGGTTAAAGGACACTTTTAATGCCCTGTTATCCAAGTCGTGGTCCTTCGAGggctgagaactgctggttttccatcctccctttacctgggagtcaggtgtgaatacagtctggTCAATCAGCAGCACTAATTCTTCCATTAATTACCTGGGAAACAaggaaaaccagggctggattcgGGTACTCATGCAATGAAGGGTATTCTGTGTTTTACAGACGAAACAGTGTTCCGTAATGGCTGTGGAACTGGGATTGTATCTCAGGTTGCAGGTCCAAATTTGCCTTTTCACCTCTGAAAATCTCAGACGTCGCCATCGCAAGCAACATGAAGGAGATGAGAAAGTCAGACGTAAATGGGCTTTGAAAACAGATGGAGCTCGTGAGTTTCAAAACCCGAGTCATTCATTGTGTTGTTTAAGCACTTCATTATCTACAGAGTGATCTGCTTCATCTCTCAGAGCACACTGCGGTCTCCGCTGGCGCAGTAATCGTCACGCGCGTCGctgggctgctgctgcttcctgcGTCTGTTCACTGAGAGACGCGGTGGAACACGGAAACGTCTCCCAGCATCCCCGGGGAAACGGGCAATTAAAGGCAAACTTTTAATTAGTTTAGTTTGCGTCTGATGTTCAGGAAATGAGCGTGTCTGTTGGTTGGGACTGCGTAAGCAAGTACAACATGCTTCGACTAGAAAGCGGAGATGGTATTGGAATTAGAATATGACTCGTGTAGAAATCTGAACGTAGTAAATGCAGTAGTAACTACAAAATGAGAAGGTCGAACGGGCTGCAGATGATCTGAGTGCGTCTTTAAGATCTGAAGATGTGCAATCATTGCttgatttgttgttttaattttcagtAAATCTCATTGAGTCTTATCGGATTCATGTGCACTGATCTATTCCTGCTATTTGCAGCCTCTGTAACTCAGTAACAATGGGATAGCCTATCAGGATTCTCAGTAACTCTGGGTTAGCCTATCAAGATGCTCAGTAACTTTGGGTTAGCCAATCAGGATGCTCAGACTGGTTTAGCCAATCAGGATGCTTGGTAACACTGGATTAGCCAATCGGGATGCTGTGTCCCTGTTCCCCATGATCCCTGTGTGTGCGGCACACACCTCATTTAGCAGAAACGGTGCCATTTTCTGAAAATCTGTCAGGGTTGGGAAAATTGGAAGtggttttttgagtttttgggTTTGAAGCGGCGTTGGTAGCAGCTGTCTGGATGTGGAGATGGGTTCCAAGAGCGCACCGCTTGTCCTCTCcgacctgtcaatcactctgTCACAGCCCGCCCCTTTCATCTGCCTCAGCTCGCTGACTGTACCTTACCAGAGCTGCCCCGAAATCTGCagctccatttctctctctctctcgctctcgcacactcactctctctctctcacacacacacacacacaaacacacacacacacactcactctctctctttctctttctctcacacacactcactctctctctctcgctttcacacactcactctctctctcacacacacacacactctctctctttctctctctcacactgtctctctcactttcaaactctttctctctctctcacacatacactgtctctctctctctttctcacacacacacacacacacacacacactcacactctctctctctctctctcacacacacacacacacactctctctctctctctttctctatcaattttcaatttcaattttctctctatctttgtctctttatctgtctgtcagtctgtcataGCCTATTGCTTTTATTAGGCTCCAACAATATCAATGCTTTTCCTCAATTTGCAATTtaatttctctccctctctctcattatgTCTCTCTGTCGTAtgctctgtccgtctgtccgtccgtccgtccgtccgtttctgtctgtctgtctgtctgtttgcctgcctgcctgcttctCCCCCTGTCTCCTTTCACtcaattcatttgaaatttcagCTTGGCGTATGGGAATGCAAAACAGATTTGTGCTGCCAAAGCTTGTTTACCTCAGTCTAAAACAGCGCCTTGTCCAAACAGAAAAGAGCTGTAAACCAGTGGACCGAGAATATAGTAAATATAATtaatctctgcctctctctctcgactATTTTGTGTAAATAGTCGGGATTTGGGGgtatctttctcttttttaaattattaataaaggGAACTTAAAAGTCAAAgtctttcaattcaattcaatttaattaaacatgctTTACTCGCTGGAAATACTGGAAAGGTATAATAAATATTGCAGAAGCAAGAAACTTACAGAAACGAGTAATGCTTTAATCGATAACTAATACAACAACTATTACAACTGGAgttcaattaaaatgacaaaataaaattaaagtaaaatagtaatagtagtagcttgattttttctctctctcaaattcaaatttcagtTGCTTTATTGGTAGGAAAcacatatgtaaatattgccaaagcatcagaaattaattgaaatacatatgtacattaAAGTAATAAAGATTGTGATGTCTAATGATAGTGAAGACTAATGATAATCATTTTTTAAGGTCCAATAGCAATTAGTCgactttgtgttttggtttctttaTCCTATTAttctaaattcattttttttgtttgcctcaTACTTTGGGTGACACTGATTTGCAGCTGGTTagcagtgctggtctgagcGTGATGCGGGTTAGTTTGGGTTACAGGATTACTAAGCTTCAGTACCAGCTGACCGAGGTGGACTCTTTTCTGGGTTCAGTTCTTGGGATTGCGGCACTTCAGATTGTAGCGTGTCTTTGGGACTTGATTGAAGGTGTATCCAGAATTTTAGTGCTCTTTCTTGTATATTTATTACTGTTGGGAATTGGCCTAATTTTGCCCTACATGCGTTATTAGGTGTTTTCCTTTCTATTTGTAAGATATTTCTGCAGAATTCAGTATGTAGGGTTTCAATTGGATTCTTGTCGCATGCAGTGTAGTCTTTCTGACCGAGTGGACCCCAGACCTCACTTCCATAAAGTGCAATAGGCTGAATTACACTGTCAAATAATTTGGACCAGATTCTAATTGGGATATTTAGTTTGAAAAGTCGTCTCTTTATTACATATATGGCTCTTCAagcttttttttactgccatgCAGAAACTCCCTGATGCAATGATAGTCAGACCAAGGTAAGTATAATTCAGAGTGTGCTCTTGGGTGGTGTTACCTAGAGttaatttgtttccattttcctgatccctccctctctctctcccccatctctctccctctcactctctccgcccactctctctctccccctcccttatctctccccatctctctccctccctctctctccccatctctctccctccctctctctcccccatctctctccctctcactctctcccccccactctctctctccccctcccttatctctccctatctctctccctccctctctctcccccatctctctccctctcactctccgccccccccccccccccagctgcaccACCCCTCCCAGGGGTTCCGGTTCGGTACGGTCCATGAGAGCAGTGCGGAGGACTACATGAAGAAGAGCTTCCCCGAGATGCACGAGTACATGCGCCGGTACAACGAGCCCACCACGCCCCGGGGCGTGGCCACACTCAAgtaagagccaatcagagcggcccccactcacaccagccaatcagaatgcccCCGCTCTCTGCTCTATCGCTAAGCAACCACCCTCAGTCGTGCCAGGAAACCAGGTGTAGTGCCTTGTGATGGGGTGTTGGGTTTGAATCCTATGTGCGACTGTGGTGGTGTGCCCATAGATTGCACAGTGTGAGTgacccccccccgaccccccccccccaccgctgtCTGTTTCAGTCCAATTCATTCTGGGAACTCGATGAAATTCTAATTCACTCACAGAAAAATCCTCTTAAGAATATGGTTACGGTAACTGATAAATTCAGAAATTCCATTTCTGGAACGGactgaatttgaatgaaatttTGCTCCCCACCCCTGGTGTTATCCAGGTTATTCACTGCATAACAGGCAGTGCTGAACAGATAAACCTCCTTCAGAGGTTGAGCCTGATGCTGACTGAATTCTCTGGGTTGTGGGAGCTGGAAGGAGGAGTGAAATTTTGAAAGCCATGGTGTTAATGACTCTGAGAtttctttttatattctttttttttagtgaggAGGTCTCTGATTTTCAGTGGGGGGGGTCTTTGTTTGAGTGAAGCGGTCTCTATTTTTCATTGAGGTATCTTTATTATTGAGCGAGGTGGTCTTTATCTTTGAGCGAGGTGGTCTTTATCTTTGAGCGAGGTGGTCTTTATTATTGAGTGAGATGGTCTTTATTATTGAGTGAGGTGGTCTTTATTATTGAGTGAGGTGGTCTTTATTATTGAGTGAGGTGGTCTTTATTATTGAGCGAGGTGGTCTTTATTATTGAGTGAGATGGTCTTTATTATTGAGTGAGGTGGTCTTTATTATTGAGTGAGGTGGTCTTTATTATTGAGCGAGGTGGTCTTTTTTATTGAGTGAGGTGGTCTTTATCTTTGAGCAAGGTGGTCTTTATTATTGAGCGAGGTGGTCTTTATTATTGAGTGAGATGGTCTTTATTATTGAGCGAGGTGGTCTTTATTATTGAGCGAGGTGGTCTATATTATTGAGCGAGGTGGTCTTTATTATTGAGCGAGGTGGTCTTTATTATTGAGCGAGGTGGTCTTCATCTTTGAGCGAGGTGGTCTTTATTATTGAGCGAGGTGGTCTTTATTATTGCGCGAGGTGGTCTTTATCTTTGAGCAAGGGTGATTTCTGCTCTAGCGGCGATGGCAGGCAGCTGCCAGTGCGGCGGGTGGAAGCCGCCGTCTCGTCTGCCTTTAGGAGGTACCGTAGAACATTCCGGAATCCTGCGGGCTCTGTCAGCACCTGTGAGCTGAGACGGAGGGGCCGCGCGTGGCAGAGatgaagagaaggagagatgaaAGGAGAGNNNNNNNNNNNNNNNNNNNNNNNNNNNNNNNNNNNNNNNNNNNNNNNNNNNNNNNNNNNNNNNNNNNNNNNNNNNNNNNNNNNNNNNNNNNNNNNNNNNNccccccccccccccccaacaaggCCTATGGCGAGTTTACCGACAAACTGACtgacataacaaaaaaaacacaaataatggccaaaaaatgtcttctgtgtcttctggctgaattttatttagcattttctggagcatttttttcttgcaactttttttttcaacccccccccccaccccacttcctttaaaaaaatttctacCATTTGGTTTTTTACCCATAAAAACGGAAACCCAGGCGATCACGGATAGTGTGCCCAAACTGAGCTTCACAGCTAACAGAAATCCCTGTGCTTCgaccgcctgtctgtctgtctgtctgtctgtctgtctcagcaAAACCATGCCAAGCAATGTAGTCTCGTGTCTATAACATAGTTCATATTTGAAGAGATATATTGGCggttttgttttccctttcctCTGGAGAGAACACATGCCCTCTCTTGACCTCTCTTGGACAGGGCCCTGTGCCCACTGCTTCTGGTCAGCATATCTTAGCAGGAACTCCTGGCGCCTGTGTGATCTCGGGTACTGGTCGGCGAGGCTCAGGGCGTGGTTTCTCTGCCCTGGTTAAGggtgttctttaaaaataaaacaaaacaaaaagtcgTTGCTTTGCTATGTGACATTTCTTAGTCTCTGGGCATCATGTCAGTATGAGTCTCACACCTGCTTTTATTTCCCTGTTTTGAAACAACAGGCAAAAGcccttttacatttttccaaatCCAGCTTCCAGCTCGTTCACCGTTGTCCTTTCATTGCCTTGTGAAATACAGGCTTGTCGAACCACAGAACtgggaatgggggaaaaaatcaattttatagCAGATTTCTTTGCTAATGTTTAAACTATGCAcaaggttttttccccccctgagATTACAGACTGGTACTTAGATGTACCCAGAACAAACTGCCTTGATCCACGTGACCACTTTAATGTCCGTTTGAACCCTGTAGACATAAAGTCAGGGCAATTGAACCTCCATACGTTCCAGAACTAAAAATTTTTTCcaatcattaatattttattcattttcaaagggtttttttttttttctcttgttttgaaAAGCAGTATGTTTCTGCGGGGTGGGGCCACTGAATAGCTAAACATTGCTCTTCATGGGTACCCTTTCTCCCTGTTCTCAAGGGTTGTTTTTGGGCAGATGAGTTGGATGTTCTCATTGGcctgcttttttttcagttttttgagGGGTGAGACGTGCGGCAGGGGATGTGGGGCACATAttctgccccctgcagggctcCAGTGTTACTGCGGCTGATCCTATCAGAAATAAACAATCTGTTTGCAAAGAGCTGTCCTGTTCATGACATGAGGGTCATAATcatgggggcggggagggggggggggggggggggggggggggggggcgtttgacAAAGGTAGGCAGACTGTAATGTTTTGGGCATCTGGGTTTGTAACAGAGTtggcaggtttgattcccgggtgggACTCTGGAATTGTATCCTGGAACATGGTCCTTAAATTGAACCGCTTCAATAACAGATCCAGCGCTctaaatggataaaatatttataaaatgtctacgctctgtaagtcactctggataagggcgtcttgCTGATCAAATACATTCTAATGAAAGTAACCTTCCCGCAGGTGGAGGGAGATACTCAACTCTAACGGGAGTctgtggaagttttttttttacccccagaCAGTACAGCGTAAGGTATTCTGGCGGATTTAACGAGAGGCTCGTAAATTAGCTCGGtgtccacctcctccagctccgtGAGCAGCCCGTGAGAAAGGCGCAAGGCTCCGTTTGGATTTATGAGCCGGGAATTACAATGCGCCCTGCAGCGTTACCATGCGCGCGAGAGGCGCACGTGAGCTATGCGGTCAGACGGACCGTTAATTAAACCCGGTCTGGAGGCACTGCATTACGGGTTGGTAACCCTGGAGACATGCCTCGGAGAAGGGCTACAAAAACGAGtaattaatcaaaaaaaaaaaaaaagaaaagttttaaacaacaaacattttaatgcctgttttgttttttgttttttttatttgccagtTTTAGGACTTAGCATAGTCAGACCGACGTAGGCTAGCCTGTTCTCAAAGTATAGTACATTCATTAtactggtgtgtatgtgtgtgtgtgcgtgcgtgcgtgcgtgcgtgtgcagaaTCTGGGGGTCATTAAATAGGCCTATTTTCTAGACAGTAGGCtacagacagacattttttcCCGATGGTTTAGATTCCGTTTATATTCCGTTTCCAGTGGCTAGGTTCGCAGCAGCTTCTACTCGCAGCAAGAGCAGTTTCCAAGAATTACATTCCCAACAGCACATCGTTCTCCTTCCAAAGGATACCGACCCCATAACTAAGTGGAACAATGCCACCTGTTGGCCAAATTGGTGTATTAAACCTCTGAAGTGACCTATAGCCACATTCAGCTCAACCATATTGTTAAGTCAAATGTGATCTATCATTTGGTCAAGCGAACAGTTAAACGGTTTAAACGGACCTGCGCTCTCCTCAGATAGTGTAGCTGAGCCCACTCTACACAAAGCAAATACAACTTTAAATACTATGTGAGATTATGTACATTCATTTATCACAGCACCATTCCAAAAACACCgttctaaaaacaaacaaaacaaaaaatgtatatcttgCCCAAGACTGACTCCAGAGTGATTTATCATGTTTGAATGTGGTAACTTTCTATTTCAGGGAACAATCCTGCTCATGTTAAAATAGTTTATTCCTGTTACAGGCCGGATGGTGTCATTTACCACTTAAAATCTTCAAAGAATGCATGTCAATCATCTGTACTAAAAACAATGCAGGGCACTATGGTTTTAATATGTTGcccactatttattttttttactttaataagTAAATATATGAGTATAATTATAAATGGCAACATTGCTTGACAGTGGTTTTGATTTCCCAGAATCTTCAAGATACTGTATGTTCAATTCAGTTTATTGTGTATAACtcttttacagagaactgtctcAAAGACCCTTTACAGTGAAACCAAAGGAAAATGGCTCAAACCCCCAAAAAGTAAGCGAGGTAAGAACTCCacattggggagaaaaaacactcaaatggtggtgagaaaaaactccccaaagggaagaaatctcaggaagAACCCGGCtacagagggggagcccatcctctgcTGGCCAGCACAGGgttataatgatgatgatgaatggTAGGGTAAAGGAAGGGTAGAATGGATGGTATCAAATGTAATGGGACATCTATCACAGTAAACTATCAAATGGGTCGAGCAGGTTACCCTCTGTGGTATGTAGTAGGTAGTCCTACAACATACCACAACTGCACGTGTGGAACAGCTGCAGATATGGAGGCCAGACTGCAATATTGAAATAATACTATGATCATTGGTGGAATGCGTTACATTCCTCGTGGGAGAAACCTCAGTGGGAATCCTGTCCTCCGCCCTGCCGCCCGGAAGGTCGGGTGTGGTCACTTGTTGCCATAGTTACGGCTGAACGGTTGCGAAGTTGGTCGAGTCCTGCCGTGCCTTCGCTTGTCCTCCGTCCTCTTAACCTCCCTGCTGTCCACCCTTTCTATGCGGTCCATGTGTCCACCGCACTGACGCACTCATCACGAGCAGAGACTGTAACACATGGATCACAAGCCTTTCGCATAGCCGGTACCACGTGAGCAGCCATCTCAAAAAATAACCCGCGCTCCCACGCTTCGTCCCCTGTATCTCTAATATTTGTTCAGTCGTTTTATGACTTGTCAGATAACATGCTGGTCTGCAAAAGGCGCGGACGTCGTGGACGTGCAGCTTTTCAGCCTGAGTCTGGGGTGATTGTTTAATTCTGAATGGGTGACTCGTCATTAAACAATAGTAGGCCTACAATCATAACGTATGAACGTTTCCAGGCGATGTCACCAAGTAATTTTGTTTCGATGcgaatattaaaattaaaacaggcTTTTGACACTTCTCCAACCAGACACTGAATGTAAGGGCGTCCCACGATGCGAGCTGAATATATCTCACCACACGGTGGTGCCCAAACACATTTCCTGAAGATAGACCACAGTAAGGTAAACCATCGTTATTAAACCCTCTGTGATCCAGGGAccctatgcacacacaaaggcatccagtctccccaacccccaccaccccccacccccccccaaatcaaCTATGTCAAATAGTCTACTTCCCAGAACTCTTTTCTCTAACGTGTCCAGGCAGACgaggttaagtaggctaaatgaAGGAACAAAATGAGGAAACCAGGAAGAACCATTGGGATGCGGCCATAGTTATAACTGTGATGCCAGAAATGAGCTAAAGAGGGTGGTGGATTCTCACAAGCATAGCCTCCCTGTTGGATTTGCCCTGGGTGAGG
Coding sequences within it:
- the LOC118228858 gene encoding glutamate receptor ionotropic, NMDA 3B-like, with amino-acid sequence MTSTFWRFLTYFYLGFQVILHALIDPCHLHPQPCHILARIGHTLRLGALLPPRRPARVQAALNRALAGLGQTGGNHLPYNLSLEVLAREPPHGDPESLFTCVCQTIVVQGVSAVLAFPQTHEELVQVEFMASFLEIPFISIIEQGEPLQIQNRFHLQMLTRTPPSGVAELLLAILERGGWKEGVALSCGEREEAGLLDLLGRRGGAYWHLQATLFLPRGVEAEQAQVTAFLLEHLGQVPGPSLATVLVFGADPQCVASVLRIADELGPTLPAAHWIMGNPLSPDALQAIGGPTGLVAYGEVERKPLQFYIRDSLQLLGRTVTAATALRPDLALIQNMVNCYDKPNKHEVLSSGQYLARFLWNSSFEGLTGAVRAQRGGSRVLTGQRFRVWRLQRDAVGNPAWVTAGRWDGRSLEAEDPHGAWPGGLSPRKPAGAGPGGGRKGGAGRRWRAGLPVAGSRVRVVTLVEHPFVFTRDSDEDGNCPAGQPCLDPHANSTRVLDLLFQRLERGGPNGTDPPLPARARRCCYGYCIDLLEKLAEDLRFGFDLYIVGDGKYGARRADGRWTGLVGDLLAGGADMAVTSFSINSARSRVLDFTSPFFSTSLGILVRSRDTAAPIGAFMWPLHWSMWAGIFVALHVTALFLTLYEWKSPFGMTPHGRNRVRVFSYSSALNLCYAILFGRTVSSKTPKCWTGRFLMNLWAIFCLLVLSSYTANLAAVMVGEKTFEEVSGIHDTKLHHPSQGFRFGTVHESSAEDYMKKSFPEMHEYMRRYNEPTTPRGVATLK